The DNA region ACAGCAGATGATTACTCTACGAGCCTTGGCGCCGCACCGACAGTGTGTGGTATTGTGATTGGGGCAATGGCTGTTGCACAGGTGTTTTCATCTGTGTATTTTAGTgcgtggtcaaacaaatcataCTTCAGGCCTCTTGTATTCAGTAGCATAGCTCTTTTTTTTGGGAATATCTTGTATGCACTGGCATATGATATTAGTTCGATATGGGTTCTCTTAATTGGTCGCCTTTTCTGTGGGTAAGCAATCTTCTATTTCTTAATTTTCTTCCTATCATCACTTTATGAGCATAACGTATCATACTGTGCCTTCAACCTTTTAATGGTAGATAAGTATGATAACATCTCTTATTATAATTTTCATTAATTACAATAAGGTACCTTATAAAATCAACTCCAAGGAAATACAAGTCCTAACTGGAAGTAAAAGAGGACCAAAAGTTGGTTTTGAAATAGGAATGTTAGTATGCAGTTATTGGTGCATGCAAATTAAGTTATTTATATACCCTGATTACCATCATGCTACGGACAGTATGACATGATGGCCACAGTATGACCATTTCTGCTGATGAATACTTAATTAAATTACAGATTGGGATCTGCCAGAGCTGTTAACCGGCGTTACATTAGTGATTGTGTTCCATTAAGAATCCGCATGCAAGCATCCGCAGGTTTTGTTAGTGCCAGCGCTCTTGGAATGGCATGCGGTCCTGCATTAGCTGGCATACTGCAAATTGATTTTAAGCTTTATAAGCTTACATTTAATCAAAATACCCTGCCTGGTTGGGTGATGGCTGTTGCTTGGCTGATATATCTAGTGTGGTTGTGGATTACTTTTAAGGAACCTTCTCATGACACTGAAGAGAATCAGGGGCCACAACAGTCAAATGATGATGGTATTGGACTTATATTGCTTCAACATGCTACTTATTgtttaaacattttttattatgtCCTTGTAAGATCATTAATATACATGAGTCCTCTAATTTTACAGTTGTGTCCAAATATTCAATATCTAGACGAACATTTTGGTTCTGGAAGTTTTTgagttcattttattttttctgaaaaaacACGAGTCTATATACCACACTGGtagtaaatttattttgatgaattttaaaataagtGAAAAAGTAGGGAAGAAAATGTTGCTATGTGAAGTAGGAACAAGTCATTGGActtacaacaacaaaaaactatTTTCCCACCGTTAAGTGGTAGTTGTTTGGATCAAATTGTGCCACTGTGTAGGTAAAAAACTAGGTTTCTGAGAGGCCACTTAGATCTAGGTCTTTATTTCTGGTTTATTTTCATACATCGTCCTGAATCTCTTACTTATTGGGTCTTTCATTTGTCTTCTCTTTAAATCTCCTGACCAAACCATTTTAGGTAAGATTATGTTTCAATAGGCACTACTCTCAAAGTGAAACATAATCTTTTGGCCATGACCAAACACCCATTTTCTCAAAATGAGTTGACCGGACTAAATCATTTGATTTTGACCATGATCAAACTCGCATTTTATTAAAATGCTTGAACCCTATAGTTTACATCTTTTATTTTCCTGTCATTTTGTATGGTATACCTTATGGTATGCTGTAGTCCCCCTCTATTTATCACTTTACTATTTATCGAAAGTCATCTATGATTatgttattattttataatatagtttaatgcatcttcttttcatgAGTTTTATCATTATGTGAAGACTAACATAAAGTAacactctttttctttctgtcAAGAAGAAAATAGTGCACTTGAAAATGGCCTAAAACAGCCATTGCTAATTGCCTCAAAGGATAAGGTAGATGAAGACGCTGACCAAGATTTTGATGAAAGTGAAGAAGCTCCAGAGGAATCTCGCGTACCTGCCAACTCAATTGGATCTGCATACAGACTCCTGACACCATCTGTAAAGGTTTGTGATAAACTCTTCGTCATCTATATGATATTGGATCTGTATCAAGCTGTAATGATTTCATTAGATGTAAAATTTTAAAACCATTGTTGCTGTTTTGATGGAAACCTAATTTGTTGATGTGGAAGTGACACACATATGATTCTGTTTGACTATGAAAAACTTGTTATTTGTTGGAAATAATGAATGATAAATTAAAGGAATTAGACTGCTATTTGCATTTGCtcctatacttttttttttcttcttttaatggCTCCAATACTAGTGAACTGGGGAGATATATGCCAATTGCTAACTAGGAGAGGTGATCCTGTTCTATTGTGAAGTTTGGAATAGCTAATTTAAGTTAGGGTCATGAACATCATATAACTAGATTCCATCGGTACTTAATTAATTTGCTGACACACTTGGACGCTATTCtgtaacataatttttttaaatattataagaGCTCTTCATTTTTTTACTCTCAGTTGATGAGGAGTACTAGCGACATACTATTTTAAACACACTTGAGTGTGATTGGTCTATTTACATGAGAGTCAACATATTTCTCTCACTTATTAAATGTGTtaacttttttaaaatgaaaccAATCACATTGAAGTGCATTTAAAAGAGTGTATTGCTAGCATTTCCCCTCAGTTGATTTTCCATAATCTGTACCCTTAATAAtaagtattaattttttttacgtgGCATGAGAATTAACCAAAATATCATTTGTTAATTTAAAGTTAATCTGCTTTCCACGACAGAAAAAAGATTATATTCAAGGTCTTATATGTCTTAATTTACAGATTTATAGAAGATTATAGATTTATAAAGTTAGCAAGGTAGGTCATTTTAGAATATGATCAATCGGCTTAAATTGGTCTCCTGTTTTTGCATAAGATCAAATCTGAGCAAAGAGAATTGAAGTGGCTAGGGGATGACATGATGTTAAGTTGATTACTAGTCTCTTCAATGTGCAAAGGGAATGCATGAAATAGAGTTGATTGCTACTCTTACCTTTTAAAATCCATGATTTCCATTTGTTAACTGAACCATAACATTCTGAAATAATTATACATCTTAGTCTATGATACTATACTTAGGTGTTTATACTACATATCTGTGGCTTTAGCATGTGTGACTCACCATTTAGAAGTGCTGGCTGTGCTGCTAATTTTCTAGAATGGGGATTTGCTCCTGTCATATAAGATGATTTGGACATATTCAGATGATGCATGTCTTTAATGATCTAGCTTATTAAAGAATATTTTTGGATATTTTAAGATTTCTTGAGATACTGTTTATTTGATATTAGAAATCATCTGTTCCAATGGTTGGTGGTGATTATATAAAGGCCctgtttggaaaaacagcttaattaagcgcttagggtcataagcgcttattcataagctattttaaaaaaattattgaaataaattgaaaataagctatatataagcataagctctttttcataagctatcctgagtagcttatgaaataagctcaaaacagcttatggtaggccataagctgtttgcataagctctcccaaacactggcataagagcttatgctatcagataagctcaaataagctcttctaaACGGGACCAAAATGTTGGAAAGTTAAACGCTTTAACTGACCAAATTTGTGTAACATCTCCAGGTTCAGTTGCTGATATATTTCATGCTCAAATATGTAATGGAGATTTTACTATCGGAATCTAGTGTCATCACAACGTACTACTTCAACTGGTCAACAAGCACAGTTGCAGTTTTTCTTGCCTGCCTTGGTTTGACAGTTCTTCCTGTAAACATTATTGTGGGAAGCTATATAAGCAACTTGTTCGAGGATCGGTAATAACTGAATAAAACCCATGCTTCATTTCATTCTTATCCACAATTGGGTTTATGCTCCAGTTTAATTTTCTCAAAAATGTATGATGAGACATAGTGCATGTGGATACTTAATaaaaagagaaggaaaaagaaaagatccTATAGAGCCATGCTTCTTTGAAAAACCCATTTAGATCCTCAAAGACTTAAAGTTTTGGAAATACTTCCCATATCATCTGAGACTTCATTTTCTTATCTGTTTTAGGCAAATTCTGTTGGCATCGGAAATCATGGTTTGCATTGGCGTTTTACTGAGCTTCAATATAATCTTTCCATATACTGAGCCACAATACATATGTTCGGGTCTCCTTGTATTTGTTTCTGCTGAAGTACTTGAGGGTAAGATCTTTTTTTGCTTTACCTATGATGGTTATGTATCAGAAtgtattgtttttatttttggaagtccaaatatattaataaagagGAAAGAGACTAAGCTCTGGAGTAGGATAATGGGGAACACaaaaaccaaaaccccaacCATCCTCAAGAATACACATACGCTTAATCAGAATGTATTGTTAAGGTGCAAAAGAAgcattattttttttccattgaGTGAAAATAAGATATTTCAATGATAAAACATATTTGTTAGCTTCAGCGTCATGAACGGCATTATGGCCAATAAAGAAATgagttattttttagttttgacACGTTATGTTTGTTCTGTTAAATTCCTGAATGCCTTTGATGTTGTCCAGAATAATTTATAAGTATTCCCAGGAACGGTACTAGGAGTGTTATAAACctgttctaacttctaagtaTTTAATATTCCCAGGACTTTTGGAAGTCCAGAATATCACATCTTTTTATGGGTTCCACCTTTCTGTTGTTTTTATGGGTTCCACCTTTCTGTTGTCATTTGGACCTGAGCTACATAAACCCTGATAATACCCTTCTTTAGATTTTTTAATTATCAAGGTGTAAAAGAAGTGAGATCATATTCCCAATAATAACATTCTTGGAAATATTAATATCCGGAATGTCATTGAAGGCAAAATTTAGTATAATTCTGTTTAGTAAGCATATAGTATTCCTAGgaatatttcaaaattttattcagtttcaaAACTAAAACTCAAAAATAGAAAAGGTATGATAGAATGTGGTAGGAGTGAGAAGTTATATTCAAAATACCTCATTGCAACAGGAACTAAATTAAATGAAGGGAATGATGGCAGTTATTATTTCCTTAGGAATAacttatttttttggtacatcggaaaattaaacaGACAAGCAACAAAAACTACAAAGCTAACAAATCTCTAGCCAGAATCGGctgaagctcttgaggagggcTCTCAAGACAAGTCAGGGGGCAAAGGAGGCTAGCTCCAAGTCCTGAAAGTTTTCAAccttaaaacaaacaaaaggATATTCATTCCCTGCTTATATATTTCTGGAAAAGTGTTTCTATAACTTGAAAAAAATCCAAGAGTGATAGGGACACAAAGTAGTTGTGTCCTTGATATCACAAGTGTCTATAATCAAAACAAGATTTAAAAGGGATTTCTTGTCATTACTGATGttattcatttttatatttttgttcttCTGTACAAGACTGTAATTGATTTGTATGACCTGTTGCCTATTTATCATTCATTCCAGGTGTCAACTTGTCACTGCTTTCACGTGTCATGTCGTCAAGGCTTTCTCGTGGAACCTATAATGGTGGTCTTCTGTCTACAGAGGCTGGGACAATCGCTAGAGTGATTGCTGATGCAACTATTACCCTGGCTGGATTCGTGGGTGAGAGTAGGATCCTTAATGTCACCCTGCTGCCTTCACTCTTGATTACCATATGCTCTATTTTAGCAACCTGCTACACCTACAACTCTTTGTACTGATTTCTGTTCTAAAGGTTTAGATGGAAAGAGGAGAATGCTCTTCTTCAACATGACTTTAGTCTCTTCTCCAAAAAGTTGGAGAAGTAGCTAGGCAAAACGTGAACTCTAAGCAAAATAGGTTTCTCAATTATCACTGTTATTTGTTACTTCGTTGTCTGTTGATAAATGGGACGTGTATTGCTCCTCTTGGTATGCATTTTacttgattaggatttaggatcGATGTCACATGATATTGTTATGTGAAATTTTgtatctttctcttttcttaaaTATTGAAAGGACCCACTTATTTTATAGATATGAAGAGAGATAGTCCCAAAGTTTCAACATGATACTGTCATGTGAAATCCGAAATCCATTTTATTCACTCAGGTTAGAGTTGTAAATGACCTGAGCTATTGTTAAGCCTTCATTTATTAAACTAGACTAAGATCCGCTCAATGCAATTTTGCATTAAAGTCTTGTACGTTTGTAAATTGCATACTTTTTCAAGTTTTTCAATGAAATGAATGAGTTTTTACTATGGAatctaaaaatgaaaaataggtTGCAAAGAAACCATCTACACTTGTATCTAAGCTGATTGCATCATCTTCCAAGTTTTCATGCGAGAAAAGAGCAATCATACGAATCAAAATCAAGCTTTGCTAAAATTTGCAACTAAGTTCTAGGGCAATAGAAGAGGTGAAAATTACTAAACTTAAAATCCTAGATGGCTAACCACATAAGAAATCAATTTGGAAGTGTCCTCCTATATGCTATTGCCTTTTTGCGTCAACTAAATCTTTTAAGCCATCGAACATATTTTGTATAACTTTCACCTGTCCCCTATGTAATTGTACATGGATGAATATATGTCATCTGGATTTTTTGAGTGCTATTGAATTATCAAGAATAAAAAGCATAACAAttcattattaattataaattaatttaaaatccctataacatattttattttattgtttgcCAAAATGAAGTCAGTTTAGAAAGGAATATAAAAATAAAGTCAGTTTAAAATCCctgctttctttcttttgttgtttcgcttttgttaatttttcgatgtaaaaaaaaaaaaaaagaaaaagaaaggaatgTAAAATTATTATGCTCATCCCTATTAAGCATTGTCTTCAAATAATATGTATTCACTTAATCACAATTAGAAAAATGTTATAAAAATTGAAGGAATAGAGGAAAAATCACAAGGAAAAAACACCTAGATGTCTCTTGTTTCAATCGCATTGGTGCTCCCCAACATGTGTAATTATGCCTTTAAGAGTTAACAATAAAATACATTCCTCCTTTGAAGTAGCTAGGCGGTTCTAAATTAAAGCAAGATAAGGAAATTAAAATGATgtacctttcaaaaaaaaatgatgtagACCAGCAAAACAAAATCTTCACTTTCTAAATCTTTATGAAGTatgttccggtatagaacctTAGATGTGGGCTAATCAAATTGAGAGCAAGCGAAGTAAATGATAACTAGGAAAATTGCGTAAAATGATAggtcccccaccgcttgggcggtgcctgttatttatagcttgggttttaatccggttggatcatgggttacccggcccatttgATACATAATTTGGTTAGCCCAATTACTAAGTACATTGATCCGCCCATACCAGACCACAAGCCCTCAAGACACTAAGGCTTAGTATAAGGCGAATGTGTCTTTAATAAGCCCTCAACCATTAAAGCCCTCATGATGTAATTAAAATGGGCGTATGAATCATAACACATGTTCATTTGGATAAAAGTAAATAACAATAACCACGTCAGACCAGCTCTTCcctcttctccttttcttgcgTGTTGAATCTAACCTGTCAAATCTCTGAGCCTATTACCTGCTACGCCCTTACTGTGGCAAGAGTCATCATTGCTTTTCCTGCTACAATTACATCAACAGATATGCACAAATATTTTGGAACTTGAGCCGCAGCATTACCGCGTCTTTAAATCCCACTGACATAATTACcatcatgaaaaataaatataattaaaagcaCACAAAATAAATTCAAACACAAAAAGTTGTGCCCGTTCCAATGACTCCTGAAGCGTCATGACTACCGGACTAAAATGTCCTTTCCACTTGAATTTTACAATGAATCACGTCCGTTTAAATTCAAATCCTTGATCGACGTGTCCTTTTAATATAAACATCAAACCTGACCCTTGAGTATCCATATGTAAGCACGCGTCCACTCATTTGCTAATTAATTTACCTTTTCATCTCACCCTTTCACCCCTCCTTCCTTCTCTATATAAAGCCCCCTATTTTACTCCTCTCATCACTTACCTGCAATTCCTTACTACCCATATTCCtttcaaagaaaacaaaaatccaCACTCTACTTCTTCTCTGCCAAACCCGTTTTCCTACTTCCTGCGTTCATCATCAACCATCCCAGCAGTCTTCCAAGTTCCAAACTTTCTCTCAGGTAACaatcctcttctttttcttctttatttccaTACTTTCACATGAACTTGCGCATGAAAGTTCCTACCTTTAACACCCATGACTCTTTCTCTACCCAGAAAACACTACATAAATCTTGCATTGTAAACTAAAAACTTATACTCTATTCCATCTTCATCTTACTTCAAAACCTTTCACTTTCAGGACACTTTGAAAATGGTTTCTAAACGTACCCGTAAAGAGGCTTCTACTCCTAATGTTCCACCTACCGCCGATTCCCTATGGGTGGCCagtaaaatcaaaaaacaattttctaaAAATTGTACTCCAAAAGCTATTATAGATTTAGTCACTAAATACAACTTTAGGAAAGATGGCCTAGATGCACATTTGGACATAATTCCCTGCGCCCCGGATGAGCCGTGTTGTTTTGGGGGGCCAGATAATCAAGGGCGGAACTTCACCTATCTCTTCGAAaacttattttctgatttgaaatACACTCTGCCTTTTTCTGATTTCACTTGTTCCGTATTAACCCTTCTGAATGTAGCTCCCACCCAACTTCATGGCAATGCTTGGGCGTATTTAAAAGCCTTTGAAATTTTATGCCTAACTCTAAAAATCGAACCCACCAGTAATAAGTTTTTCTACTTCTTTGAAACATGTGGGCGAAACGTTAGAGGTGAATATGTTTCGCTTGCTACTGCTAGGGGTCTAGGGCTATTCACTTTATTCAAAAGCCACTATAAACATTTCAAATGAAAGTTTTTCAAACTCCGTGAATCAGAACCCTGTAAAGATATTTTTTACTTTGATGACGGGAGTCCCCGATTTCCGTTCTACTAGACGAACCAATATGAAGGCATCATCAAAATTCCCGAGGATGCCttgactaaagaagaattagtAGATTGCCAACTTTTATATTGCAGGGAAAATGGCTCGCCTGACTGAAGAAGACCTCCTCCGCTTTTGCCATGAATAACAAGCTGCTCGTGAAAAAAGGAATCCCTCAAAGTCTATCGCCGACCAAGACACCAGCCATTCTGGCACTGAAGTAGGTCGCCCtgctaagaaaaagaaaaagaatgaggaACCTACCTCTTAGAAGAACAAAGCTTCGAACCAGACTTCCTTGGAACAATTCATGAACAGAAATGATTCGCCAGGGGCGAACAAAGGCTGCTCATCAAGCGCTCACCGTATTTGCTGGAAAAACTTGCTGAAGGAGTTTGAGGAACTATCCTCCACTGAAGTAACTTCACTTTGGGATTCAAAGATAGATTTCAATTCTTTGGTGGAGACAAACTTGGTATTTGAGGCTGATCGtgagaagatgaggaagatggGTTTAAAAGAAGTCTGTCAAGCTATGATGACCAAAGGTTTAGAGATTGCTGCAGCCGCCAAGATGATTGACTTAGAATCCAACGGATTCGATGGCCTCGCCAATGCCAAActtgttgaagaaaaagaaaaagaaattgggaAACTGAAAGCAACGTTGAAGTTGTTAGATAAATCCAACAAAGTCAATGAGAAAAAAGCTGCTGATTTGGCTTTAGAAATTGAGAATGCGAAGAAGACTGCTGAAGATTACAAAGCTTCTGTTCAGACATTGACTGAGGAAAATGACAAGGTGAAAGCTGACCTCGCCCAAATTACTACCGTTCACAACCAAACTCTGGACGAGAAttctaaaatgaaaacagaaattgCTGAATTGCAATGTTCTGTTCTGGATCAATTTGAGGCTGGCTTCGCCAAAGCACTAAGTCAAATCTCCTTTCTCAATCCTGACCTTGCGATCAACTTAGAGGGTTCAAACCCTTATGCTCGTATCGTGGATGGAAAACTGATCAGCCCGGATAACGCGGAtgggaaaggagaagaagaagaagaagaagaagaagaagaagaagaagaagaagaagaagaagaagaaaagaatgaagaagaaaagaatgaagaagaaaatgtcaacaccaaagaaggagaaggagaaaaccACTAGTTACAAGTCttgttccttttcctttttagcAAATTATGTAAAAGACCTCCGGTCTCTTTAATTTTCGTCCCTTTATTTTCTTTGCTTTCATGTACCGAACTTTTTCCTTATCGTAATGAATTTCCTTTCAGCATTACATGAGTGCCTCACATTCTAATTGTTTCGCCTAAAAACCCACATATATTATAATTGTTTCGCCTAAAACCTAAAACTTTCATAACTTCAGTAATAACATAACATTATCCCTTATTCACCCAAACAATTATCATAATAACTTATTCTATGACTAAGCATAACTTTACTTAGTCATCCAAGTTATCATATAACTTCAAAACATAAGCATAACTTTACTTAGTCATCCAAGTTATCGTATAACTTCAAAACATAACTTAACATAAATGTCATTTACTAACCTTTTCATCCAAATCGATCCACCTTCGTCATTAGTCGAGCACACTGCCTTCACATTTTACCGTACATAGTAAAATACTCTTGAGTGAATCTCTTAAATGTtgtaaagtttaaacttaatcaactactttggaatcataaggcctttgtgtacataacttagtcaaatttttcatttttgacatagttattcatggaaatcaaagtcacgatatttgatttcattagtatgctcgcgtggagacttgtgcttagtttggacaagcttaaatccaatataaggttgtgcttatgaattcgtggtcgaatgctcttgttttaagagacttactattttctcaattgtctgacgtcgcccaattgatagaccttagttgataagtttccgctatgggtaaaggaaataaataaaatgatacgCCCTTGATCActttaaaaaggttatgcctcgttaaaaactgtcccgcctggggtagagaaaagagtgcatacctgttattcattaatagttgatgcctcgttaaaaactctcccgcctggggtagagaaaagagtgcatcaaatttagtcttacacaacaaacatagtcttaaacgATACAAAGAACAAACGTAGtcttcaacacacacaaactgaaacaacgaaacataGTCTTAGACACACATAAACTGAACCAAACTGTACAACACAAAGCAAACTGGACGATCAtcctgcacttcaactgtaatagtaacggagatgctgtgcGTTCCAAGCCCTTGGAACCCTTCGCCCAGATAATTCCTCCAAATGATAagccccttgaccaagctctcgcagaatcctgtaaggtccttcccaattaggtgataatTGCCTTTGCCTTTCTACGCAGCaccaaatcaccaactttcatttgcctcggaaccactctggaattgtatcgcctttccgacctctgttttaccattgctTGCCTCAGGCGAACttctgcttgcgtttcctctgccaaattgagatcaaccaGTCTATTCATGTCATTCTGGTCTTCATTATAAGTcgccaccctgaaagttacatcttgCAACTCTGCTGAGATCATAgcatctaccccgtaagtcAACTTGAAAGGTGATTCTccagtagttgattgaggagtagtattgtaAGCCCAAATTACCGtgactttttctgctgttatcttcgccattgattccgcctcaatccacttagtgaagtagtctaccgcaaccaaaataaatctaatctgagaacctgctggagtaaacggtcccagaatatccactccccacattgcaaatggccacgatgaactcattgaaCTAAGAGTTTCAGGTGGCGCCCTATGTAAgtctgcataaatttgacatttttcacatttcttcacatattccataTAGTCCCCTcttaaagttggccaatagaaccctgctCTGAGCACTTTCACCGCCAAAGATCTGCCTCCcacatgacttgcacacacaccttcatGAACTTCAAACATGATGCTTTCCGCCTCATCTTTAGAGACACATCTCAATAATGGCACTCCAATCCCTCTTCTATACAATTGATCGCCCAACAATGTGTAACGACTTGCCTCGCGAACTTGATCCTTAGAAAATGTCAGCACATCAGAGCCTTCTGCTTCCAAACACTTTTTGATACGCCCCATCCAATCTGAATCTGCTAAAGtcaacaccatcattgtctcatccTCTTCGATACTTGGGCTGCTCAAAACCTCCTGGATGATTTACTTATTGTTccccggcttcttggtgcttgct from Lotus japonicus ecotype B-129 chromosome 2, LjGifu_v1.2 includes:
- the LOC130738227 gene encoding SPX domain-containing membrane protein At4g22990-like isoform X1, whose amino-acid sequence is MVNFGKKLKDRQIQEWQGYYINYKLMKKRVRQYAQQIQLGTQDRRHVLKDFSRMLDSQIEKIVLFLLEQQGILASRIEKLVEQHDALQQEPEINKINGLREAYRTVGQDLLKLLYFVEINAVGLRKILKKFDKRFGYRFTDYYVKTRANHPYSQLQQVFKHVGLGAVVGALSRNLHDLQDRQGSYLSIYDQPSLPLQDPVIDSINAAVDRLTHSTNFLNFLAQHALIMQEDLPAPTEEPVDDKRYHFMSLLLNLANTFLYMVNTYIIVPTADDYSTSLGAAPTVCGIVIGAMAVAQVFSSVYFSAWSNKSYFRPLVFSSIALFFGNILYALAYDISSIWVLLIGRLFCGLGSARAVNRRYISDCVPLRIRMQASAGFVSASALGMACGPALAGILQIDFKLYKLTFNQNTLPGWVMAVAWLIYLVWLWITFKEPSHDTEENQGPQQSNDDEENSALENGLKQPLLIASKDKVDEDADQDFDESEEAPEESRVPANSIGSAYRLLTPSVKVQLLIYFMLKYVMEILLSESSVITTYYFNWSTSTVAVFLACLGLTVLPVNIIVGSYISNLFEDRQILLASEIMVCIGVLLSFNIIFPYTEPQYICSGLLVFVSAEVLEGVNLSLLSRVMSSRLSRGTYNGGLLSTEAGTIARVIADATITLAGFVGESRILNVTLLPSLLITICSILATCYTYNSLY
- the LOC130738227 gene encoding SPX domain-containing membrane protein At4g22990-like isoform X2, whose protein sequence is MVNFGKKLKDRQIQEWQGYYINYKLMKKRVRQYAQQIQLGTQDRRHVLKDFSRMLDSQIEKIVLFLLEQQGILASRIEKLVEQHDALQQEPEINKINGLREAYRTVGQDLLKLLYFVEINAVGLRKILKKFDKRFGYRFTDYYVKTRANHPYSQLQQVFKHVGLGAVVGALSRNLHDLQDRQGSYLSIYDQPSLPLQDPVIDSINAAVDRLTHSTNFLNFLAQHALIMQEDLPAPTEEPVDDKRYHFMSLLLNLANTFLYMVNTYIIVPTADDYSTSLGAAPTVCGIVIGAMAVAQVFSSVYFSAWSNKSYFRPLVFSSIALFFGNILYALAYDISSIWVLLIGRLFCGLGSARAVNRRYISDCVPLRIRMQASAGFVSASALGMACGPALAGILQIDFKLYKLTFNQNTLPGWVMAVAWLIYLVWLWITFKEPSHDTEENQGPQQSNDDENSALENGLKQPLLIASKDKVDEDADQDFDESEEAPEESRVPANSIGSAYRLLTPSVKVQLLIYFMLKYVMEILLSESSVITTYYFNWSTSTVAVFLACLGLTVLPVNIIVGSYISNLFEDRQILLASEIMVCIGVLLSFNIIFPYTEPQYICSGLLVFVSAEVLEGVNLSLLSRVMSSRLSRGTYNGGLLSTEAGTIARVIADATITLAGFVGESRILNVTLLPSLLITICSILATCYTYNSLY